The proteins below are encoded in one region of Shewanella putrefaciens:
- a CDS encoding MipA/OmpV family protein, with amino-acid sequence MRELSMTYWRRLLSALMLSFPLLSTPTIATADTPSATAGNMSVGIGLGRYSSPLFGGNDLPIYLLPRWSYYHDRFYIEDLDLGFNLIETPSFSWDITTKQSFDGLLFRQDEMQDSLLSGIAASNILIVAPTGGSLRDLLHPTERHLSYLGGSSIFWRLGEWQLKSALHGDISNVHYGSEWNNELRYLTQVSKLEIATTLGARWLDSDYSNYYFGLGKADTRKIALNSPGAQWLPSLKLELSWSIAVDLRVIGSWRREWLADEFKKSYLFDTNTQDIWFIGVMKTW; translated from the coding sequence ATGCGTGAACTAAGCATGACTTATTGGCGACGACTATTGTCCGCCTTGATGTTGAGTTTTCCTTTGCTAAGCACGCCAACAATAGCGACTGCCGATACGCCGAGCGCCACCGCTGGCAATATGTCTGTGGGCATAGGGCTTGGGCGTTACAGCTCGCCACTCTTTGGCGGCAACGATTTACCTATCTATTTATTACCCCGTTGGTCCTATTACCATGATCGCTTTTATATTGAAGACCTAGATCTCGGTTTTAATTTGATTGAGACACCGTCATTCTCCTGGGATATCACCACTAAACAAAGTTTCGATGGCCTGTTATTTCGTCAAGATGAAATGCAAGACTCGCTGTTATCGGGTATTGCGGCGAGTAATATCTTAATTGTTGCACCCACGGGTGGATCCCTGCGGGATTTACTGCACCCTACTGAACGTCATCTAAGTTACCTTGGTGGCAGTTCTATCTTTTGGCGTTTGGGGGAGTGGCAATTGAAGAGCGCCCTCCACGGTGATATCAGCAATGTTCACTATGGCAGCGAATGGAACAATGAGCTGCGTTATTTAACCCAAGTGTCCAAGTTGGAGATAGCGACGACCCTAGGTGCGCGCTGGCTCGACAGCGATTACAGTAATTATTATTTTGGTTTGGGAAAGGCCGATACCCGCAAAATTGCCTTAAATTCCCCCGGTGCACAGTGGTTACCGTCTCTTAAATTGGAGTTGAGTTGGTCGATTGCGGTCGATCTTAGGGTTATTGGCAGTTGGCGCCGCGAATGGTTAGCCGATGAGTTTAAGAAAAGCTATCTCTTTGATACTAACACTCAAGATATCTGGTTTATCGGGGTGATGAAAACATGGTGA
- a CDS encoding response regulator transcription factor: MSAHILLLEDDMELTRLIKLCLENEGYLVTCCANANRAEFVLKQKQVDLMLCDVMLPGRSGFDLVSDIRAQTQCPIIFMTAKTAIQHQLYGLSLGAQDYLLKPVDPRLLLAKIKVFLAKTAPQAPVPTKLERFNLSLDSETRQAEIAGQKLDLTTAEFQLLEALLEQFGSVVSREWLFQRHLGRSYDGIARTMDGRASRLRKKLQSLDSKWNVLTSWGDGYYLSYGELDKQ; this comes from the coding sequence ATGTCAGCCCATATTTTATTGCTCGAAGATGACATGGAGCTTACCCGTCTTATCAAACTATGTTTAGAAAACGAAGGTTACTTAGTGACTTGTTGTGCTAATGCCAATCGTGCTGAATTTGTTTTGAAGCAAAAACAGGTGGATTTAATGCTCTGCGATGTAATGCTGCCGGGGCGAAGTGGCTTCGATCTTGTGAGCGATATCCGTGCGCAAACCCAGTGCCCGATTATATTTATGACGGCGAAAACGGCGATTCAGCACCAACTCTATGGCCTATCATTAGGCGCACAGGACTATTTACTCAAGCCAGTCGATCCCAGATTGTTACTGGCTAAAATCAAAGTCTTTTTAGCTAAAACAGCCCCGCAAGCCCCCGTACCCACTAAGTTAGAGCGCTTTAATTTATCGCTAGACAGTGAAACTAGGCAGGCGGAAATTGCCGGGCAAAAGTTAGACCTCACTACGGCTGAATTTCAATTGCTCGAGGCATTGCTTGAGCAATTTGGTTCAGTGGTCAGTCGTGAATGGTTATTTCAGCGCCATTTAGGGCGCAGCTATGACGGCATTGCACGCACTATGGATGGCCGCGCCTCACGGCTGCGGAAAAAACTGCAATCCCTCGACAGCAAATGGAATGTGCTGACCTCATGGGGTGATGGTTATTACCTTTCCTACGGCGAGTTGGATAAACAATGA
- a CDS encoding DUF3019 domain-containing protein: MVKWAVILNLWWLSSAVNAEPVMFEILPKVCIAPADEVCEMTLTIRWHFDSPACLVSANAPDAHLLCAQEMELFSLKVQMEEGMEFLLLDAGSTHILARQKIELMRKESPPLQQRRLSWSLF; encoded by the coding sequence ATGGTGAAATGGGCGGTTATCTTAAATCTATGGTGGCTTAGCAGTGCTGTTAATGCTGAGCCCGTGATGTTTGAGATTTTACCTAAGGTCTGTATCGCACCCGCCGATGAAGTGTGCGAGATGACGCTCACCATACGTTGGCATTTCGATAGCCCCGCCTGCCTTGTTAGCGCAAACGCCCCCGATGCGCATTTACTCTGTGCCCAGGAGATGGAGTTGTTTAGCCTCAAGGTGCAGATGGAAGAAGGGATGGAGTTCTTGCTGCTCGATGCTGGTAGCACCCACATTCTAGCGCGGCAAAAGATAGAGTTAATGCGCAAAGAGTCTCCGCCACTGCAACAACGTCGCCTCAGTTGGAGTTTATTCTAA